Proteins encoded by one window of Mercenaria mercenaria strain notata chromosome 4, MADL_Memer_1, whole genome shotgun sequence:
- the LOC128556600 gene encoding piggyBac transposable element-derived protein 4-like, producing the protein MEYMMGFNETVNDSDISMSSDDDSDDDVPLVDLIQRQNVNRRDEEVGGVQEWSANFRPINVNVFSGNPGPSVIMDVNKTEMDFFNLLFTPQMIQQIVDETNKYATKKQLEKPDDKWRNVTFSEIRAYLGFQIVMGIIAAPNLDMYWSSDPMFSPCGIKERMTRDRYDKISKYFHVADTSCNPAREQPGHDKLSHVRPVLEAVRVNLMANYKPHRETTVDEAMIGCTGRLGFKQYVPMKPTKRGIKVWVRADPHNGYVNDIQVYLGKENRDGDKGLGERVVMDLVTPILNRGHHVYCDNYFTTVGLFEELQQQGTYACGTFRSNRRGIPDEIKPQKLKEQGTSITMQKGNMVATAWRDKKTVFILFLQTSIQQRRGQQFNEGRKTEVIKMFLARSPYEITQST; encoded by the coding sequence ATGGAATATATGATGGGATTTAATGAAACCGTGAATGATTCAGATATTTCTATGTCTAGTGACGATGATTCTGACGACGATGTGCCTTTAGTTGACTTAATTCAGCGACAGAATGTGAACCGACGTGACGaggaagtgggtggggtacaagaATGGAGTGCAAATTTTAGACCGATAAATGTTAACGTTTTCAGTGGAAATCCGGGACCTTCCGTGATTATGgatgtaaataaaactgaaatggatttttttaatttattattcacACCCCAGATGATTCAACAAATCGTGGATGAGACCAACAAATACGCAACAAAAAAGCAGCTGGAGAAACCTGATGATAAATGGAGGAACGTTACATTTAGTGAAATAAGAGCCTATCTTGGATTTCAGATTGTGATGGGGATTATTGCAGCACCAAATTTGGATATGTACTGGAGTAGTGATCCTATGTTTAGTCCATGTGGAATAAAAGAGAGAATGACACGCGATCGGTATGATAAAATCAGTAAGTACTTCCACGTAGCTGACACATCATGCAATCCAGCACGCGAACAACCAGGCCATGACAAACTTTCACATGTTCGACCGGTTCTTGAAGCCGTGCGTGTAAATTTGATGGCCAATTATAAACCACACCGTGAAACGACAGTTGATGAGGCTATGATTGGATGTACCGGTCGCTTAGGATTCAAACAATATGTGCCAATGAAGCCGACTAAACGTGGGATCAAAGTGTGGGTAAGGGCGGACCCTCACAATGGATATGTGAATGACATTCAAGTGTATTTAGGTAAGGAGAACCGTGACGGAGACAAGGGTTTAGGGGAACGAGTTGTGATGGATTTAGTAACACCAATTTTGAATCGCGGACATCATGTGTATTGTGACAACTATTTCACTACGGTAGGACTATTCGAGGAATTACAACAGCAAGGAACTTACGCGTGTGGAACATTTAGATCCAACAGACGAGGAATTCCGGACGAAATAAAACCGCAGAAGCTAAAGGAACAAGGGACATCTATCACGATGCAGAAAGGAAACATGGTTGCGACAGCTTGGAGGGACAAGAAGACcgtattcattttatttctacaaACTTCGATCCAACAACGCCGAGGACAACAGTTCAACGAAGGCAGAAAGACGGAAGTCATAAAGATGTTTCTTGCCCGGAGTCCGTACGAAATTACACAAAGTACATGA